The sequence CCAAGGCATGCCAGTCTCTTGCCTCTGTAGTCACTGGTCGTAGACATGGCGGCGTGGCTAAAAACTGCGATACAAGCTGCGAGTAAGTTTATCAATACTGCTGGTTTGTTGCCTAAATtgatgttattttgttaatggTAATGCATCATCACTCGCTATGATTGTTCGTTTGTAACATGAATTATATCATAATTATGTTAGTATCTTTTGCAATTATGTAACGATGATGATCTGTATTGTGCAGAAAGCCAAAATGTGTACGCAGCAAGTTATGCGATACAGAGCCGTGATTGCTCTTCAAAACCGTACATTATCAAAAATCCGACTACTGCCAGCTTGAAAAGGGGTACCGGTGGTCGTAGCTCCTTCAACGGTGTGGTATGTACGATATTTGGATGCAGTGGTTTTATTGGATCATACGTATGTAACCGTCTTGGAAAAATTGGTACACAGGTAAGCAAATGCAGGATTACAAAAAATGTTGTAGACAGTAGGTACTTAGTTTTAAATAACTGCAAGTTAAATGTTATCAATGTTAATGACACGTGTTTTTTTATAGCTTATTCTTCCATACAGAGGTGACCATTACCATGTTCGGCCCCTAAAAGTATGCGGAGACCTTGGACAAGTTTTATTCCACCCCTTTCATCTTAAAGATGAAGAATCTATACTCAAGAGCATGAAGTATTCTAATGTTGTCATTAATTTGATTTCATCATACTATCCAACTTCTAACTTCAGTTACCATGATGTTAATGTGAAGGGTGCCAGAAGAATAGCTAGACTTGCCAAGGAATGTGGGGTGGAACGATTTATTCATGTATCTTGTTTGAATGCAAGCGAAAAACCTaaggtatattttttattaaatatgtattaataGTAAGCTGGTGGACTATGCAAATAATacagattttattttctttgtataagCCATTAATGATAAAAAACGGTTCAGAAATTCTTAAAACAAAATGGGAAGGAGAGTGTGCAGTGAAAGAAGAATTTCCAGAAGCTACCATTATTCGACCCGCGACTATATATGGACAAGAGGATAATTTTATAACACACTATATGAATGCATGGAGACGAAATTTGAAGTAAATTAATGAATTCCATTGAGAATGTTTGTAATTCATTATTCAACtggttcaattattaattaaatattttatagaacGGTACCGTTATGGGAGGGAGGAGAAAAAACCGAGAAACAACCTGTTCATATTTCTGATGTAGCTGCTGGAATCACTGCTGTTGCAACAAACCCATTAACAGCTGGTAAAACTTACGAGTTTATCGggtatgtataattaataatttgaaccATGAAATCTTATCTAGAAAAATGTAAGAATACTTGTTTTAGCCCAAGGAGGTATAAACTGATTGCACTGGTCAAATGGTTTTACGAAATAGCGTCACGTGGACAAGGagattattacaaaattatagacATGAAATATAATCCATTGTttagattgaaaattgaattgaatgAATTCATACATAGACTTCATAGAACTCAGCCTATGAATTGGGAAATTTTAGAAATAGTAAGTTTATCTCTATAACTTttacaatgaaattattaagaatataattctaaaaaaacctataatttctatttcatttagaatCACACTAGCGACAATATAAATCCTGGAGTGCCAACTCTAGAAGATTTAGGCATAACTCCATGCACCATGGAATCTCGAATGCAATGGGAGTTGATGCCGTATAGATTCGAAAACCATTTCATAGAAACTGTGGACGAACAAAAAGCATCTGATCCAGAAACAATTCCAATAAAATgaagattttatatttaattaaaattagtatgTAAATACAACGTGTTCTAATCGTAATAAAGAATGTATCGTTTCAGTTTCTAACACTcggtatatttattttttagacCTGTCAGTTCTCGTTCTTTAGTTGATGACATAAAAAACAACGACAAAGCATATTATCAGGAATATGCGAGTGTTGACATTTGTCGTTTATTAAATGACAGACCATTCTAACTACAATAAAAGGTTAcactatttaattattaatttcgttATACTGTTACAATATTAGATGTTGGTAAAAAATATAAGCTAGTTTGGTCCTCGGTTACTATGCTGACCGAAGGCCACGCAAATTTTACATTACAAATGGCAAGGGAAAAACTATTTCCCTTTTATTTTATAGTCAGAAGCATAATACATCGATTATCCAATCTTCAGTCAAAAAGTTGATCAGTAAAACAGTGTAAATTTAACCAtctgttaaaaataataaatatacatataaaatggtTTTGGAATATTAACAACTTCACGTGCTATAATTAGTAaagaaatatacatacatattacgAGTtgcttaaaaataaagaaacagttGCTCCCGAAACGCAAGAAGTGACTGCTTGCAGTTCAATAGGAAATTCTGGCTAGCATTAAAATATGTTCTTGCATAATAAATCTGATCTTTTTAAATGGTTCTTTTATGCACGGAAGACTACGTATACGTAGAACAATCATTCGTTAAGTTAACTCTAAGAGTATCGTGTCAGCaactatattattaaatataaatgatacaagtatacatatatgtatatcaatcaataatacaaatttataaatGGAACACTACACATCCTCGAAGAGTTAACTTTTCAAGCATAAATTATAGTTACTTATCTTTTTTGAATCACGCAAATTTTATCCCTTCGTACAAGGTGAATTTATTATATCCTTAATTTCTATATACTTTCATTATCGTCATcgaaagttatttatttaaatctgaTTGTTAACCCCTTGTTTTGTACACtttacataaattaatattaaatacatgGAACTATATCAATCAGACTTACTTATATACGAACAATAAGATATCTAGAATGAACATTTTAAAAGTAAttgataaaaatcaaaatacaaAACGAGAGGTCAACATGATATGAAGTATTAAGTGTGATAAAATCACCACTAATTTACAGAATAAATCCATAACATATGCAGTTTCGTTGATCCATTTACATGGATCAGTTAAAGCTCGTAGTCGTGCGAATTACAATAATCGAGAACGTGGTGAATGTTAATAAGAGATCTTGATAACATTTTAATAGCAGTTTCATAAAGTGAAATTACAACAATAATCCATCACGTAAGTCTTACTTTTACAAATTGAAAGGCGGCTGTTTAGATGTTATTCAccttatattttcaataaaatacaagtAACAATCACCCGCCTTAATAATTAAAgtacaatcatatttttctaCTTGTGACTTTTTTAAACAAAGTCTAACTCTATCAAATAAGATATGTAAATGGCAGTAATATGTAAATTTCACGAATGAAGAAAATGATACATACGTATTTATACAAGGTAATAAATCTTTCTTATTGCTATTAAGTCTTATTTCTTTTAAACTAAATATGTCCTAATACTAGAAAATCACAAATTAAAAAACTACTTTGAAATGCAGACACGATGGAAGTCACCCAGACTAATACTACAACCCCAATAGCGATACGTTTGTCCTAAACATTTGACTCATTGAAAAAGATTCATGGAGAACAGAAGAATAAGAAACAAAGTCGTCGGCAGTGTAAAAATCCCGACAACGCCAGAGCCAAGGTTGTCTTGTACAACATTATCATGACATCTTGCAATCAGATCAAAGTCGACGAGGTTCATAGGCTTTCCATTGTACTCGATAGGCGAGATACAGTAATTTTTCTTCTGAAATTCGTGGACAGTGCCATTGACAAAATCGCTCTCTAGGATATTATGAGCCTGGCAATCACAGGGAAAATGATTATCAATGGCGCTGATGGAGGCTACTTCAAGGTTCACGTCCTTAGCGTGTCGAGGTGCCTCCAATACATGATTTCCATGGAACCTTAGCAACTCGATATTATTCTCGTACTTTAGGAACAGTCTTTCGATGAGATCAATCTTGTTGTT comes from Osmia lignaria lignaria isolate PbOS001 chromosome 8, iyOsmLign1, whole genome shotgun sequence and encodes:
- the ND-39 gene encoding NADH:ubiquinone oxidoreductase subunit 39, coding for MAAWLKTAIQAAKSQNVYAASYAIQSRDCSSKPYIIKNPTTASLKRGTGGRSSFNGVVCTIFGCSGFIGSYVCNRLGKIGTQLILPYRGDHYHVRPLKVCGDLGQVLFHPFHLKDEESILKSMKYSNVVINLISSYYPTSNFSYHDVNVKGARRIARLAKECGVERFIHVSCLNASEKPKPLMIKNGSEILKTKWEGECAVKEEFPEATIIRPATIYGQEDNFITHYMNAWRRNLKTVPLWEGGEKTEKQPVHISDVAAGITAVATNPLTAGKTYEFIGPRRYKLIALVKWFYEIASRGQGDYYKIIDMKYNPLFRLKIELNEFIHRLHRTQPMNWEILEINHTSDNINPGVPTLEDLGITPCTMESRMQWELMPYRFENHFIETVDEQKASDPETIPIK